One Trichoplusia ni isolate ovarian cell line Hi5 chromosome 6, tn1, whole genome shotgun sequence DNA segment encodes these proteins:
- the LOC113495425 gene encoding glutathione S-transferase 1-like, with protein MVVKLYTMDLSPPVRAAMMACDIFSVAYERVEVNLLEQEQMKPEFLKKNPLHSLPVLEDDDLILHDSHAIMMYLADAYGMDESWYPKNNKKRALVNQKLFFDTAILFPRLRNVTYSIVNEGKKNITQKMLDSIDEAYGFMEAFLSRSTYIAGEDVTIADLSVVSDISSLAYILPIDAQKFPKTLDWLRGLESQPCCERYNNPGAAELGQLLKRFQESNSSAQIE; from the exons ATGGTGGTGAAACTTTACACAATGGATCTGAGCCCGCCAGTGCGAGCGGCCATGATGGCATGTGACATATTCAGCGTGGCTTACGAGAGAGTTGAAGTTAATCTTCTGGAACAGGAACAGATGAAACCAGAGTTTTTGAAA aaaaatccACTTCATTCTCTACCTGTTCTAGAAgatgatgatttaattttacatgACAG TCACGCCATCATGATGTATCTAGCTGATGCCTACGGAATGGATGAATCTTGGTATCcgaagaataacaaaaaaagggCGCTTGTCaatcaaaaacttttctttGACACCGCCATACTTTTTCCGAGATTACGCAATGTTACG TATTCTATAGTCAATGAAGGCAAAAAGAATATAACGCAAAAAATGCTTGATAGCATCGACGAGGCGTACGGATTCATGGAAGCATTCCTATCTCGATCAACTTATATCGCTGGGGAAGACGTCACGATTGCCGATTTGTCAGTCGTCAGTGATATCTCATCGCTGGCTTATATCCTACCAATTGACGCGCAAAA GTTTCCGAAAACCTTAGACTGGCTTCGAGGTTTAGAATCCCAGCCTTGTTGCGAACGTTATAACAATCCAGGAGCAGCGGAACTTGGGCAGTTGCTGAAACGGTTCCAAGAATCTAATTCATCAGCACAAATTGAATAA